From a region of the Fusobacterium sp. FSA-380-WT-3A genome:
- a CDS encoding Na+/H+ antiporter NhaC family protein, whose translation MKKGIYFLSLLLLILFVLKTKFTIGGIILGIYIILSLISIKKDVTLDEIIDISILYGKKSSLVIILFIFIGSLSAMWMASGTIPALVYYGLKLINPKIFLFFVFFISCIISTILGSAFASTGIIGMALMAIAKTGDINLSLVGGAIISGVYFGDRWSPISVSANLVSSLTGVDIYTNLKNMIKSTVVPFILTSIIYILLSQIFTLDTGETTLPKIIMESYNLDIRFIFLPLVSIILLSFFRVNVKISMGISIIIAGIIAIFLQNEKLISILQYALTGFYKFNGHPLEKIIKGGGVISMANATLVIVISCLLIGILEKMEILSFLKSKIRNISTRSGLFLNMIGISILAGMIGCNQTVSVIMTEQVMEEIYDSRNLSREALTLDLENSSVLLNNFIPWNSSCFVPCAILEVAFYKAVPLAFFLYFIPLWTFIYYKFNGKKLG comes from the coding sequence ATGAAAAAGGGTATATATTTTTTAAGTCTTTTATTGTTGATTTTATTTGTCTTAAAAACAAAATTTACTATAGGAGGAATTATTTTAGGAATATATATAATATTATCATTGATTTCTATAAAAAAAGATGTAACTTTAGATGAAATTATAGATATATCTATATTGTATGGGAAAAAATCTAGCCTTGTAATAATTCTTTTTATATTTATAGGAAGTCTTTCAGCTATGTGGATGGCTTCAGGAACAATTCCTGCCCTTGTTTATTATGGTTTGAAACTTATAAATCCTAAAATATTTTTATTCTTTGTATTTTTTATCAGTTGTATTATTTCAACTATATTGGGAAGTGCCTTTGCCTCAACAGGAATAATTGGAATGGCTCTTATGGCTATAGCTAAAACAGGAGATATAAATTTAAGCCTTGTGGGAGGAGCAATAATTTCTGGAGTTTATTTTGGAGATAGATGGTCACCAATTTCAGTTAGTGCAAATCTTGTTTCATCATTAACAGGGGTGGATATTTATACAAATTTAAAAAATATGATAAAGTCAACTGTTGTTCCTTTTATTTTAACATCAATTATATATATACTTTTATCACAAATTTTCACTTTAGATACAGGAGAAACTACTTTACCAAAAATTATAATGGAAAGTTATAATTTAGATATAAGATTTATATTTTTACCACTTGTGTCTATAATTTTACTTTCTTTTTTTAGGGTAAATGTAAAAATTTCTATGGGAATAAGCATTATTATTGCTGGAATTATAGCAATATTTTTACAAAATGAAAAATTAATTAGTATATTACAATATGCTCTTACAGGATTTTATAAATTTAATGGACATCCATTAGAGAAAATTATAAAAGGTGGTGGAGTTATTTCTATGGCTAATGCTACCTTAGTAATTGTTATCTCTTGTTTATTAATTGGAATTTTAGAAAAAATGGAAATATTATCATTTTTAAAATCAAAAATTAGAAATATAAGCACAAGAAGTGGACTTTTCTTAAATATGATAGGGATAAGTATTTTAGCTGGTATGATTGGTTGTAACCAAACAGTATCAGTAATTATGACAGAACAAGTTATGGAAGAAATTTATGATTCAAGAAATTTATCAAGAGAAGCTTTAACTTTAGATTTAGAAAATTCATCAGTTCTTTTAAATAACTTTATTCCTTGGAATAGTTCTTGTTTTGTTCCTTGTGCTATATTAGAAGTTGCTTTTTATAAAGCAGTACCATTAGCATTTTTTCTATATTTTATACCACTTTGGACATTTATTTATTATAAATTTAATGGTAAAAAATTAGGCTAA
- a CDS encoding phosphatidylserine decarboxylase, whose product MEFKKIEYIDRKTGKTLIEKVPGENFLKFLYYNPFGILPLEALVKRKFLSVLYGKKMDSESSKKMIPNFVKEHSINMEEFVKSIDEFTSFNDFFYRELKPDSRVVDRRRGVLTSPADGKVFVIENVSKDTEFFVKGEKFYLEDFLKNKSLAKKYKNGMMFIIRLAPVDYHRFHFPASGMISKTKLIKGAYYSVSTHAIRKKFRIFCENKRTLSTLFTDSFKDICILEIGATMVGGIKQTYIPYTHVKKGDEKGYFYFGGSTVILLLEKQSFRIDKDILENSRNGIETKISMGERLGVSWRFREEED is encoded by the coding sequence ATGGAGTTTAAAAAGATTGAGTATATAGATAGAAAAACTGGAAAAACTTTAATTGAGAAGGTTCCAGGAGAAAATTTTTTAAAATTTTTATATTATAATCCTTTTGGGATTTTACCTTTAGAGGCTTTAGTAAAGAGAAAATTCTTATCTGTTTTGTATGGGAAAAAAATGGATAGTGAAAGCTCTAAAAAGATGATACCTAATTTTGTAAAAGAACATTCTATAAATATGGAAGAATTTGTAAAATCTATTGATGAATTTACATCTTTTAATGATTTTTTTTATAGAGAATTAAAACCTGATTCAAGGGTAGTAGATAGAAGAAGAGGGGTACTTACAAGTCCTGCTGACGGAAAGGTATTTGTAATTGAAAATGTATCTAAAGATACAGAATTTTTTGTAAAGGGCGAAAAATTTTATTTAGAAGATTTTTTAAAAAATAAATCTCTTGCTAAAAAATATAAAAATGGAATGATGTTTATTATAAGATTAGCACCAGTTGATTATCATAGATTTCATTTTCCAGCTTCTGGTATGATATCTAAGACAAAACTTATAAAAGGTGCTTATTACTCTGTTTCAACTCATGCTATTAGAAAAAAATTTAGAATTTTTTGTGAAAATAAAAGAACACTTTCTACACTTTTTACAGATTCATTTAAAGATATTTGTATATTAGAGATAGGTGCCACAATGGTAGGTGGAATAAAACAAACTTATATTCCTTATACTCATGTAAAAAAAGGAGATGAAAAGGGATACTTCTACTTTGGAGGTTCAACTGTAATCTTACTTTTAGAAAAACAATCATTTAGAATAGATAAAGATATATTAGAAAATAGTAGAAATGGAATTGAAACAAAGATATCTATGGGTGAAAGATTAGGAGTTTCTTGGAGATTTAGGGAGGAAGAGGATTGA
- a CDS encoding NusG domain II-containing protein, with amino-acid sequence MKRKPCYFRKWDILIYTVIFSIFLMLFLHVQNLKIIKGNKAEIYVDNQLKYVFNLQEEKKEFFVDTNLGGVNVLIENMKIRVTTSNSPLKICVKQGWISNIGDTIVGIPDRLLIKIVGTPTENDIDATIR; translated from the coding sequence TTGAAAAGAAAACCCTGTTATTTTAGAAAATGGGATATATTAATATATACAGTCATTTTTTCTATATTTTTAATGCTTTTTTTACATGTACAAAACCTTAAAATTATAAAAGGAAACAAGGCTGAAATATATGTAGATAATCAATTAAAATATGTGTTTAATTTACAAGAAGAGAAAAAAGAGTTTTTTGTTGATACAAATTTAGGTGGAGTAAATGTATTAATTGAAAATATGAAAATTAGAGTTACAACTTCTAATTCTCCATTGAAAATTTGTGTAAAACAAGGTTGGATTTCAAATATAGGGGATACTATTGTAGGAATTCCTGATAGACTGCTTATAAAAATTGTAGGTACTCCTACAGAAAATGATATTGATGCTACTATCAGGTAA
- a CDS encoding AI-2E family transporter, with product MTNRKEKKLFLNIFIVGLILLIIQTILQRNNEFLDILNALNIYLKPFIYGIFIAMLFNPAVEIIEKKFKFSRMVSMWVAFFIFLLIFIGIMLWFIPNLIHSFEDMLRMFPTFQEKFMYYLGEGFDFLRERDLLVMDGTDIQKAIEDFIVSNIQNIKNLLFSISINVVYWVVEIFIFFLGLFLAIYFILYKNYFIKFFKNLVFLFYDKEKSEEALKFLIEAKDIFLNYMLGRILISTIVGIVAYVVMLFGKVPYALIISVMIGVGNMIPYFGSIVAGIIAFLLVVLIEPFKVLYIFLAMGIAQTVDGYVVGPLILSKSVGLGSFWVIASVIIMGNIMGTTGMFLGVPIFAVLKLIYTRLLQKKEKNIELKAIEEKENNNFEEF from the coding sequence ATGACTAATAGAAAAGAAAAAAAACTTTTTTTAAATATTTTTATAGTTGGATTAATACTTTTGATTATCCAAACTATTTTACAAAGAAATAATGAATTTTTAGACATATTAAATGCTCTTAACATATATTTAAAACCATTTATTTATGGAATTTTTATAGCTATGCTTTTTAATCCAGCTGTAGAAATAATAGAAAAGAAATTTAAATTTTCAAGAATGGTTTCTATGTGGGTTGCATTTTTTATATTTCTTTTGATTTTTATAGGGATAATGCTGTGGTTTATACCTAATTTAATTCATAGTTTTGAAGATATGCTTAGAATGTTTCCAACATTTCAAGAAAAATTTATGTATTATTTAGGAGAGGGATTTGATTTCTTAAGAGAAAGAGATTTACTTGTAATGGATGGAACTGATATACAAAAAGCCATAGAGGATTTTATTGTATCAAATATTCAAAATATAAAAAATCTTTTATTTTCAATAAGTATAAATGTTGTTTATTGGGTTGTAGAAATTTTTATATTTTTCTTAGGATTATTTTTAGCCATTTATTTTATATTATATAAGAATTATTTTATAAAATTTTTTAAGAATTTAGTATTTTTATTTTATGATAAAGAGAAGTCTGAAGAAGCTTTAAAGTTTTTAATAGAAGCAAAAGATATATTTTTAAATTATATGTTAGGAAGAATACTTATATCTACTATTGTAGGAATAGTAGCTTATGTTGTTATGCTTTTTGGAAAAGTTCCTTATGCACTTATTATTTCTGTAATGATAGGTGTAGGAAATATGATTCCTTATTTTGGTTCTATTGTAGCTGGAATTATAGCTTTTTTACTTGTAGTTTTGATAGAACCATTTAAAGTTTTATATATATTCTTGGCTATGGGAATTGCTCAAACAGTAGATGGATATGTTGTAGGACCTCTTATATTAAGTAAAAGTGTTGGACTTGGCTCGTTTTGGGTAATTGCTTCTGTAATTATCATGGGAAATATAATGGGAACAACAGGAATGTTTTTAGGAGTTCCTATATTTGCTGTTTTAAAATTAATATACACTAGATTATTACAGAAAAAAGAAAAAAATATAGAATTAAAAGCTATTGAAGAAAAAGAAAATAATAATTTTGAGGAGTTTTAA
- a CDS encoding class I SAM-dependent RNA methyltransferase → MDKLEKKYTIVASTTMGLESIVRDECVELGFESVQAFNGKVEFLGTLRDIAVANIHLRCADRVFIKMGEFKAFSFEELFQNVKKLNWSEFVEKDGNFIISWVSAVKCKLFSKSDIQSISEKAIIENLKKIYKIERFSKTGAKFAVKIQGNKDIFSIMLDTSGIGLHKRGYRNLINEAPLKETLAAALVKLTRWTGGEKPFIDPMCGTGTIPIEAAMIARNIAPGVNRNFASEDWKIFPKDLWIDVRDEAFSQEDYDKEVRVYGSDIDGEAIKVALENATKAGVEEDILFENKNFLELETPAEKGYLVSNPPYGERLLDDEKVERLYRLLGDVLLKRFPKWSYYIITSYKDFEKAFGKKSTKNRKLFNGGIECHYYQYYGEK, encoded by the coding sequence ATGGATAAATTAGAAAAAAAATATACTATAGTGGCTTCAACTACTATGGGATTAGAAAGTATTGTAAGAGATGAATGTGTTGAGCTTGGGTTTGAAAGTGTACAAGCTTTTAATGGAAAAGTTGAATTTTTAGGTACTTTAAGAGATATAGCTGTTGCTAATATTCATTTAAGATGTGCAGATAGAGTATTTATAAAAATGGGAGAGTTTAAAGCCTTTTCTTTTGAAGAACTTTTCCAAAATGTCAAAAAACTTAATTGGAGTGAGTTTGTAGAAAAAGATGGTAACTTTATTATAAGTTGGGTAAGTGCTGTTAAATGTAAACTTTTCTCAAAGTCTGATATCCAAAGTATATCAGAAAAAGCAATAATTGAAAATTTAAAAAAAATCTATAAAATTGAAAGATTTTCTAAAACTGGAGCAAAATTTGCTGTAAAAATTCAAGGGAATAAAGATATATTTAGCATTATGTTAGATACAAGTGGAATTGGACTTCATAAAAGAGGATATAGAAATTTAATAAATGAAGCACCATTAAAAGAAACTTTAGCAGCAGCTCTTGTAAAATTAACAAGATGGACTGGAGGAGAAAAACCTTTTATTGACCCAATGTGTGGTACAGGAACTATTCCTATTGAGGCAGCTATGATAGCCCGTAATATTGCTCCAGGAGTCAATAGAAACTTTGCTTCTGAAGATTGGAAAATATTTCCAAAAGATTTATGGATAGATGTAAGAGATGAGGCTTTCTCTCAAGAAGATTATGATAAAGAAGTTAGAGTTTATGGTTCAGATATAGATGGAGAAGCAATAAAAGTTGCCCTTGAAAACGCCACAAAAGCTGGAGTAGAAGAAGATATATTATTTGAAAATAAAAACTTTTTAGAGTTAGAAACTCCAGCAGAAAAAGGTTATTTAGTATCAAATCCACCTTATGGAGAAAGACTTTTAGATGATGAAAAAGTTGAAAGATTATATAGATTATTAGGAGATGTTTTGTTAAAAAGATTCCCCAAATGGTCTTATTATATAATAACTTCTTATAAAGATTTTGAAAAGGCATTTGGCAAAAAATCTACTAAGAATAGAAAATTATTTAATGGTGGAATTGAATGTCATTATTATCAATATTATGGAGAAAAATAG
- a CDS encoding peptidylprolyl isomerase — translation MEVKDLRAKIITNKGSINIKLMPEVAPFTVLNFVHLSRIGYYNNLKFHRVIEEFMIQGGDPEGNGTGGPGYQFHDEFKKEVVFDRPGLLAMANAGSSTNGSQFFITHVETPWLNYKHTIFGEVVSPNDQDIVNRIAQEDVIKTIEITGDVKALYADEKSREVVAQINEILMSQSKFKNLKYEIEM, via the coding sequence ATGGAAGTTAAAGATTTAAGAGCAAAAATTATTACTAATAAAGGAAGTATCAATATTAAATTAATGCCAGAAGTTGCTCCTTTCACAGTTCTTAACTTTGTTCATTTATCAAGAATAGGATATTACAACAACTTAAAATTCCACAGAGTAATCGAAGAGTTTATGATTCAAGGTGGAGACCCAGAAGGAAATGGAACAGGTGGACCTGGATACCAATTCCATGATGAGTTCAAAAAAGAAGTGGTATTTGATAGACCAGGATTACTTGCAATGGCTAACGCTGGATCAAGTACAAATGGGTCTCAATTCTTTATTACACATGTTGAGACTCCATGGTTAAACTATAAACACACTATCTTTGGAGAAGTTGTTTCACCTAACGACCAAGATATAGTTAATAGAATTGCTCAAGAAGATGTAATAAAAACTATTGAAATTACAGGAGATGTAAAAGCTCTTTATGCTGATGAAAAATCAAGAGAAGTTGTTGCTCAAATAAATGAAATTTTAATGTCTCAATCTAAATTTAAAAATTTAAAATATGAAATAGAAATGTAA
- a CDS encoding heme-binding protein: MKKNIIKENKKIKTQEVLTGEQVLAMLTSAFEEAKSKNFNVTITIVDKSGQKLGMLRSEDAGVHTISASYKKAYTAASQKRTTIEILNGIKEGKIPEDIRYLDDNFSVMEGGIPIKINGTVVGGIGVGGAHNSEDTKIAIKALETLNKIISM; this comes from the coding sequence ATGAAAAAAAATATCATCAAAGAAAATAAAAAAATAAAAACTCAAGAAGTTCTTACTGGAGAGCAAGTTCTTGCTATGTTAACAAGTGCCTTTGAAGAGGCTAAGTCTAAAAATTTTAATGTGACTATAACCATTGTTGATAAATCAGGACAAAAATTAGGAATGTTAAGAAGTGAAGATGCTGGAGTTCATACAATTTCTGCAAGTTATAAAAAGGCTTATACAGCTGCCTCTCAAAAAAGAACAACTATTGAAATACTAAATGGAATAAAAGAGGGAAAGATACCTGAAGATATAAGATATTTAGATGATAATTTCAGTGTTATGGAAGGTGGTATCCCTATTAAAATAAATGGAACTGTTGTAGGGGGTATAGGAGTTGGAGGAGCTCATAATAGTGAAGATACAAAAATTGCTATAAAAGCTTTAGAGACCCTTAATAAAATAATTTCTATGTAA
- a CDS encoding [FeFe] hydrogenase, group A, with product MIEQSHGKELINFSSIGSIFSNIAGPELKNALSQGKNVVAISGMVVKPGVYEILETTTLSELIEMAGGITGHKKFKAAQFGLPFRNLVLEEYLDKPIDLGLFEDGSTRNIIILSEEDCMVSFSKFYLEYLLANKQRRGFLEYSKVEKEMERSWRTLDRISKGKGNTRDLFLLRQLCGTIKDTLGRKRNLVIESLEKFYHEFEEHVENKNCPAGQCIQLLQFKITDKCIGCTACARACPVGCISGSIKQKHTIDNDKCTHCGQCVIACPVGAIFEGDHTTQLLRDIATPNKIVVAQIAPAVRVAIGEAFGYEAGENVEKKLVAALKAIGIDYVFDTSWAADLTIMEEAKEFQERLEKYYEGDPNVKLPILTSCCPAWIKFFEQNYPDMLDVPSTVKSPMEIFSTVAKDIWAKNMGVTREHVSVVAIMPCLAKKYEASREEFSRGDNYDTDLVITTRELIKLFKQLNIDLKSLEDEEFDNPLGEYSGAGIIFGRTGGVIEAATRTTVESITGERLDDIEFHELRGWEGFRIAEIKVGHIELRIGISHGLEETGKMLDKIRAGEEFFHAIEIMACKGGCVGGGGQPKALKKLEVLKKRAEGLNNIDKSLPIRRSHENESVKKLYEDYLDYPLSRKAHELLHTRYFSKKFK from the coding sequence ATGATTGAACAAAGTCATGGGAAAGAATTAATTAACTTCTCATCAATAGGATCTATATTTTCTAACATAGCAGGACCAGAATTAAAGAATGCTTTAAGCCAAGGTAAAAATGTTGTAGCTATTTCAGGAATGGTAGTAAAACCAGGAGTATATGAAATTTTAGAAACAACAACACTTTCTGAATTAATAGAAATGGCTGGAGGAATAACTGGGCATAAAAAATTTAAAGCTGCTCAATTTGGACTTCCATTTAGAAATTTAGTTTTAGAAGAATACTTAGATAAACCTATTGATTTAGGTTTATTTGAAGATGGTTCTACAAGAAATATTATAATTTTATCTGAAGAAGATTGTATGGTTTCTTTCTCAAAATTCTATTTAGAATATCTTTTAGCTAATAAACAAAGAAGAGGATTCTTAGAATATTCAAAGGTTGAAAAAGAAATGGAACGTTCTTGGAGAACTTTAGATAGAATCTCTAAGGGAAAAGGAAACACAAGAGATTTATTCTTATTAAGACAACTTTGTGGAACTATTAAAGACACTTTAGGAAGAAAAAGAAATCTTGTAATAGAATCATTAGAAAAATTTTATCATGAATTTGAAGAACATGTTGAAAATAAAAATTGCCCAGCTGGTCAATGTATTCAACTATTACAATTTAAAATTACTGATAAATGTATAGGATGTACTGCTTGTGCTAGAGCATGTCCTGTAGGATGTATTTCTGGAAGTATAAAACAAAAACATACTATAGATAACGATAAATGTACTCACTGTGGTCAATGTGTTATAGCTTGTCCTGTAGGAGCTATATTTGAAGGAGACCACACAACTCAATTATTAAGAGATATTGCAACTCCTAACAAAATAGTAGTAGCTCAAATAGCCCCAGCTGTAAGAGTAGCTATTGGAGAAGCTTTCGGGTATGAAGCTGGAGAAAATGTTGAGAAAAAATTAGTAGCTGCTTTAAAAGCCATTGGAATTGACTATGTATTTGATACAAGTTGGGCTGCTGACTTAACTATAATGGAAGAAGCTAAAGAATTCCAAGAAAGATTAGAAAAATATTATGAGGGAGACCCTAATGTAAAACTTCCTATATTGACTTCTTGTTGTCCAGCATGGATTAAATTCTTTGAACAAAACTATCCAGATATGTTAGATGTTCCTTCAACTGTAAAATCACCAATGGAAATATTCTCTACTGTTGCAAAAGATATTTGGGCAAAAAATATGGGTGTCACTAGAGAACATGTTTCTGTTGTTGCCATTATGCCATGTCTTGCTAAAAAATATGAAGCTTCTAGAGAAGAATTTTCAAGAGGAGATAACTATGATACAGATTTAGTTATTACTACTAGAGAACTTATAAAACTATTTAAACAATTAAATATAGATTTAAAATCTCTTGAAGATGAAGAATTTGATAATCCATTAGGAGAATACTCTGGAGCTGGAATAATCTTTGGAAGAACTGGTGGAGTTATTGAAGCTGCTACAAGAACTACTGTAGAATCTATTACTGGTGAAAGATTAGACGATATTGAATTCCATGAGTTAAGAGGTTGGGAAGGATTCAGAATTGCCGAAATAAAAGTAGGACATATTGAACTTAGAATTGGAATTTCTCATGGGCTTGAAGAAACTGGAAAAATGCTTGACAAAATAAGAGCTGGTGAAGAGTTCTTCCACGCTATTGAAATAATGGCATGTAAAGGTGGATGTGTTGGTGGTGGAGGACAGCCAAAAGCATTAAAGAAATTAGAAGTATTAAAGAAAAGAGCCGAGGGATTAAATAATATAGATAAATCTCTTCCTATAAGAAGATCTCATGAAAATGAATCTGTTAAAAAATTATATGAGGATTATTTAGATTATCCATTAAGTCGTAAAGCTCATGAGTTATTACATACTAGATATTTCTCTAAAAAATTTAAATAG
- a CDS encoding TldD/PmbA family protein, translated as MKKEIFINKLCERAKIKGIEEYEVFFLSNLSLGVKVYEEKIENLTNNQNQGVSFRCKVNGKMGYSYSESLNEEDIDFLIDEAVSNGNCIESDDEQFIYGEKHQYKSLNTYSKKLDNLETKDIEKFLITMEQYAKSLDLRIEKVSYCYFGLGSGEVIIKNSKGLNLSNQGNVAYTFISVIAKENDVIKTDSEFMVSRDFSEFDYKKIAEGAVKKVLAKLDIKKTNIVTEKVIIENLAFSSLLGAMSNIFSADAVQKGISLLKDKLNQKVASSKFTLVDDPHLENGFGSAAFDSEGVPTEYTEIIKEGVLNTYLYNLKTANKDKVKSTGHASKGGYKGTIGISTYNLYVKNGEKTFEELVKEIEEGILITDFAGLHSGLNSISGDFSLAGEGFLIKNGKIQNALNQITVAGNFFQLLKDIEEIGNDLRFSLSDIGSPSIIVKGLKIAID; from the coding sequence ATGAAGAAAGAAATTTTTATTAATAAATTATGTGAAAGAGCAAAAATTAAAGGGATAGAGGAATATGAAGTATTTTTTCTTTCTAATCTTAGTTTAGGTGTAAAAGTTTATGAAGAAAAAATAGAAAATTTAACAAATAACCAAAATCAAGGAGTATCTTTTAGATGTAAAGTCAATGGAAAAATGGGTTATTCTTATTCAGAATCTTTAAATGAAGAGGATATAGACTTTCTTATTGATGAAGCAGTCTCTAATGGAAATTGCATAGAGAGTGATGATGAACAATTTATATATGGGGAAAAACATCAATATAAAAGTTTGAATACTTATTCAAAAAAACTAGACAATTTAGAAACAAAGGACATTGAGAAATTTTTAATTACAATGGAGCAATATGCTAAAAGTTTAGATTTAAGAATAGAAAAAGTTTCTTATTGCTATTTTGGACTTGGTAGTGGTGAGGTAATAATAAAAAATTCTAAAGGTCTAAATTTAAGTAATCAAGGAAATGTTGCTTATACTTTTATCTCTGTTATAGCGAAAGAAAATGATGTGATAAAAACTGATTCAGAATTTATGGTATCAAGAGATTTTTCAGAATTTGATTATAAAAAAATAGCAGAAGGAGCTGTAAAAAAAGTTTTAGCTAAATTGGATATAAAGAAAACTAATATTGTCACAGAAAAAGTTATTATAGAAAACTTAGCCTTTTCATCATTATTAGGTGCTATGTCTAATATTTTTTCAGCTGATGCTGTACAAAAAGGAATATCTTTATTAAAAGATAAATTAAACCAAAAAGTTGCTTCATCTAAGTTTACTTTAGTTGATGACCCACATTTAGAAAATGGTTTTGGTTCAGCTGCTTTTGATTCAGAGGGAGTTCCAACTGAATATACAGAAATTATAAAAGAGGGAGTTTTAAATACTTATCTTTATAATTTAAAAACTGCCAATAAAGATAAGGTAAAATCTACGGGACATGCTAGTAAAGGTGGTTATAAAGGAACTATTGGAATTTCTACATATAATTTATATGTAAAAAATGGTGAAAAAACTTTTGAAGAATTAGTAAAAGAGATTGAAGAGGGAATCTTAATAACAGATTTTGCTGGACTTCATTCAGGTCTTAATAGTATATCTGGAGATTTTTCTTTAGCAGGTGAAGGATTTTTAATTAAAAATGGAAAAATTCAAAATGCTCTTAATCAAATTACTGTAGCTGGAAACTTTTTCCAATTATTAAAAGATATAGAAGAGATTGGAAATGACTTAAGATTTTCTTTATCAGATATAGGTTCTCCGTCTATAATAGTAAAAGGTTTAAAAATTGCTATAGATTAA